The following is a genomic window from Pectobacterium carotovorum.
GATAAGCCTGTGAAGAAAGATCGTGACGATCGCCAATAACCCATTGTCCGTTAGCCAACGCGGGCTTGATGACGTTATCCACCAGTTGAACTCTGGCAGCGTACAACATCAGGACTTCCGCTTTGTCGGTGACCTTCTCATCGGTCATACCTTGCTTGATAAGCTCACGTAGCTTCTCCGCCAGCGGCGTACCGCCAGGCTCTCGCGTGAACACTACCTCTTTCACGCCATGTGACCGCAGTGTTTCTACCACGATATTACGCGCGGTGGTCTTCCCCGCACCTTCCAACCCTTCAATGACGATAAATTTACTGTTCATCCCGTTCCTTTAACGCTGAGCGGTATACCCTCACAGCACGATTATGGTCTGCAAGGTTAGTGGTAAAACTGTGTCCGCCTTTTCCATCCGCCACAAAATACAAGTATGACGTTTTGGCTGGGTGTGCCGCCGCATCTAATGAGGCTTTTCCCGGCATCGCGATTGGCGTTGGCGGCAAGCCAGAAATAATATAGGTATTGTAAGGCGTCGGCGTGTCTAATGCTTTACGGGTTATCACGCCTTTATAGTCATCCCCCATGCCATAAATCACTGTGGGGTCGGTTTGCAAGCGCATGCCAAGCCGTAAGCGATTGATAAAAACGGAAGCAACCTGAGTACGTTCTTCATTGATGGCCGTTTCTTTTTCAATGATTGACGCCATCGTTAGCAATTCGTCTGGCGTCTTATACGGTAATCCGTCTTCGCGCCCTTTCCAGACCTCATCCACCGTTTTTTTCATGCGCTGATGCGCACGCTGCAACAGGGCGACATCACTCGTACCTGCCGTGTATGAATACGTATCAGGATAAAACCAGCCTTCCGGATTCGTCTTATCGTTGATTTCCAACTGAGTGGCAACGTCCTGTTCGGTTTTATCGGCCAGTGCATGCTTGATATAAGGTGCCTGTTGCAGCGTGACCAGCCACTCTTTCAAACGTGAGCCTTCAACAAAACGGATGGAAAATTGCGCTTCTTTGCCGCTGGACAATAATGCCAGCATCTCGCGGACGGTCATGCCCGAAGTAAAACGATACGTACCCGCTTTAAATTTTGCCAACTCAGGTTCGAGACGCAGCAACCAGGGAAAAAAGGCGCCATCAGTAATAATTTTCTGATCGAGCAGCAGTGTTTCCAGCCCTTCTCTTCCCGTGCCGGCCGGAAGCGTAAAAATCGTTTCCTTTTCGATAGCCAATGGAGAACCAGCAAAACGCTGCATTTTCTGCCACGCGACCAACAACATCAGAACAACGGCGGCGATAATCAGTAAACCAACTTTCTTTTTCTTCATAAATCAACCATCTACTAGCAGTCAAAACTCAGGAATTGATAAAGCTCTCGGGAGTGGTAACGCCAGACATGCGCCTGATTCACTGGGACTATCGGCATTAATGCATTACAGA
Proteins encoded in this region:
- the mltG gene encoding endolytic transglycosylase MltG, which encodes MKKKKVGLLIIAAVVLMLLVAWQKMQRFAGSPLAIEKETIFTLPAGTGREGLETLLLDQKIITDGAFFPWLLRLEPELAKFKAGTYRFTSGMTVREMLALLSSGKEAQFSIRFVEGSRLKEWLVTLQQAPYIKHALADKTEQDVATQLEINDKTNPEGWFYPDTYSYTAGTSDVALLQRAHQRMKKTVDEVWKGREDGLPYKTPDELLTMASIIEKETAINEERTQVASVFINRLRLGMRLQTDPTVIYGMGDDYKGVITRKALDTPTPYNTYIISGLPPTPIAMPGKASLDAAAHPAKTSYLYFVADGKGGHSFTTNLADHNRAVRVYRSALKERDEQ